Proteins from a single region of Catenulispora acidiphila DSM 44928:
- a CDS encoding ATP-grasp domain-containing protein codes for MKSVLILSWKAIGNVAPAVKELRARDLRPVLVSNLPDDPNAILCDEHVVFDWDREQLPALLARLDERALDLVGAVNMVEKLIGWHHAVTAHYGLPGGDAGRLAIASKTAVRDRMRALGLSDIKYAGEADAPETVDFFPAIVKPARVSGASYLVRRVDDLAELLAYRQQLADSGAGDIEMIVEEYLSGTEFSVDGPVVRGRFHPVLAVEKPDHNEVTHHDAGLEFHPPQSDHVREGVRVLCETVSTLCTDLGLDQLWLHFEGRSSADGRTELIEINPRPGGGQIPKAVQEISGIDAIEAVVSMSLGVYTPENLGPLREQPIIGWMDVEAYEVGTVDVASSEADLLALPGVINIKLLNGFQIKSLDIENFFFSFAVVADSVDQLRAHAATVLETLDYRVVPAE; via the coding sequence ATGAAATCCGTGCTCATCCTCTCCTGGAAAGCCATAGGCAACGTGGCGCCCGCGGTCAAGGAACTGCGGGCCCGAGATCTGCGGCCGGTCCTGGTCTCCAATCTCCCGGACGACCCCAACGCCATCCTGTGCGACGAGCACGTCGTCTTCGACTGGGACCGCGAGCAGCTCCCGGCTCTCCTGGCCCGCCTCGACGAGCGCGCCCTGGACCTGGTCGGCGCCGTCAACATGGTCGAGAAGCTGATCGGCTGGCACCACGCGGTCACCGCGCACTACGGCCTGCCCGGCGGCGACGCCGGCCGCCTCGCGATCGCGAGCAAGACCGCGGTCCGGGACCGGATGCGGGCCCTGGGCCTGTCGGACATCAAGTACGCCGGCGAGGCGGACGCGCCCGAGACCGTGGACTTCTTCCCCGCGATCGTCAAACCCGCGCGCGTGTCAGGAGCCTCATACCTGGTCCGCCGCGTCGACGACCTCGCCGAGTTGCTCGCCTATCGGCAGCAGCTGGCGGACTCCGGAGCCGGCGACATCGAGATGATCGTCGAGGAGTACCTGTCCGGAACCGAGTTCTCCGTGGACGGCCCGGTAGTCCGCGGCCGCTTCCACCCGGTCCTCGCGGTGGAGAAGCCCGACCACAACGAGGTCACGCACCACGACGCCGGCCTGGAGTTCCACCCGCCGCAGAGCGACCACGTCCGCGAGGGCGTGCGCGTCTTGTGCGAGACCGTCAGCACCCTGTGTACCGACCTCGGCCTGGACCAGCTCTGGCTGCACTTCGAAGGACGGAGCTCCGCCGACGGCCGCACCGAGCTCATCGAGATCAACCCCCGGCCCGGCGGCGGCCAGATCCCCAAAGCGGTCCAGGAGATCAGCGGCATCGACGCGATCGAGGCGGTCGTCTCCATGTCCCTGGGCGTCTACACACCGGAGAACCTGGGACCGCTGCGCGAGCAGCCGATCATCGGCTGGATGGACGTGGAGGCCTACGAGGTCGGCACGGTCGACGTCGCCAGCAGCGAAGCCGACTTGCTGGCGCTGCCCGGCGTCATCAACATCAAGCTTCTCAACGGCTTCCAGATCAAGAGCCTGGACATCGAGAACTTCTTCTTCTCCTTCGCGGTGGTCGCCGATTCGGTCGACCAGCTGCGCGCTCACGCCGCGACCGTCTTGGAGACCCTCGACTATCGCGTCGTGCCGGCGGAGTGA
- the cysC gene encoding adenylyl-sulfate kinase, whose protein sequence is MSASNGTPEKRPGGTVWLTGLPSAGKSTIAIGLAERLRADGHRVQVLDGDEVRAALSPDLGFSKEDRDTSVRRIGYVAELLAEHGVTVVVPVIAPYAMSREAVRDRHAARDVPYLEVHVATPVEVCADRDVKSLYARQAAGEISGLTGADDPYEVPVDPDLRIHTQHQTVEESVRNVRALLTARGLA, encoded by the coding sequence ATGAGCGCATCGAATGGCACGCCGGAGAAGCGGCCCGGAGGCACGGTCTGGCTGACCGGGCTGCCCAGCGCCGGCAAGAGCACCATCGCGATCGGTCTGGCCGAGCGCCTGCGCGCTGACGGGCACCGGGTCCAGGTGCTCGACGGCGACGAGGTCCGCGCCGCCCTCTCCCCCGACCTGGGGTTCTCGAAGGAGGACCGGGACACCAGCGTGCGGCGAATCGGCTACGTCGCCGAACTGCTCGCCGAGCACGGCGTGACGGTGGTCGTGCCGGTCATCGCGCCGTACGCGATGTCGCGCGAGGCGGTCCGGGACCGGCACGCGGCGCGCGACGTCCCGTATCTGGAAGTGCATGTCGCCACGCCGGTGGAGGTCTGCGCCGACCGCGATGTGAAGAGCCTCTACGCGCGGCAGGCCGCGGGCGAAATCAGTGGTCTGACAGGCGCGGACGACCCCTACGAAGTGCCGGTCGACCCCGATCTGCGGATCCACACGCAGCACCAGACGGTCGAGGAGTCGGTGCGCAACGTGCGGGCGCTGCTCACGGCGCGGGGTCTGGCGTGA
- a CDS encoding DUF1062 domain-containing protein, with amino-acid sequence MPENWVIEPVGLPLIRRICHVCGSETFRANGKFRVNANHKLLDVWLLALCIGCGETTKLTVMERTNVRAIKPEVLRRLHDNDTTLAAELLQDPGVRHRNRVALDWGDAWRLDTGAPGHVSHEGRDVTVRFAAQIPVRPVKLIAEGCGLSRSEVDRLIADGKVVSTAKLGGKLSSDFTFTLKR; translated from the coding sequence GTGCCCGAGAATTGGGTGATCGAGCCCGTCGGACTGCCGCTCATTCGCCGGATCTGCCATGTGTGCGGCTCGGAAACCTTCCGGGCGAACGGCAAATTCCGCGTCAACGCGAACCACAAGCTCCTCGACGTCTGGCTCCTGGCGCTGTGCATCGGCTGCGGCGAGACCACGAAGCTCACGGTCATGGAGCGGACCAACGTGCGCGCGATAAAGCCCGAGGTGCTGCGGCGGCTGCACGACAACGACACCACCCTGGCCGCCGAACTACTGCAGGATCCCGGCGTCCGGCACCGCAACCGCGTCGCGCTCGACTGGGGCGACGCGTGGCGCCTGGACACCGGCGCGCCGGGGCACGTCAGCCACGAGGGCAGGGACGTCACGGTCCGCTTCGCGGCGCAGATCCCCGTGCGTCCGGTGAAGCTGATCGCAGAGGGCTGCGGTCTGTCGCGCAGCGAGGTCGACCGGCTGATCGCCGACGGGAAGGTCGTCTCGACGGCCAAACTGGGAGGGAAGCTCTCCAGCGACTTCACGTTTACTCTCAAGCGCTGA
- the cysD gene encoding sulfate adenylyltransferase subunit CysD, protein MTVVDTVRTRRPSGPLRLSHLDALESEAVHIFREAAAEFERPVLLFSGGKDSIVMLHLAAKAFWPERVPFGLLHVDTGHNFPEVLEFRDRAVAEAGVRLEVARVQDYIDDGRLRERADGTRNPLQTVPLLDAINAHRFDAVFGGGRRDEEKARAKERVFSLRDEFGQWDPRRQRPELWALYNGRHRPGEHVRVFPLSNFTELDVWQYIEREGIELPSIYFAHQREVFRRGGMWLTAGDWGGPKPEETPEKRSVRYRTVGDMSCTGAVDSTAGTVQEIIAEIAASTLTERGATRADDKLSEAAMEDRKREGYF, encoded by the coding sequence ATGACTGTCGTGGATACCGTTCGGACCCGCCGCCCCTCGGGTCCGCTGCGCCTGTCCCACCTCGACGCGCTCGAGTCCGAGGCGGTGCACATCTTCCGTGAGGCCGCGGCCGAGTTCGAGCGTCCGGTGCTGCTGTTCTCCGGCGGCAAGGACTCGATCGTCATGCTGCACCTGGCAGCCAAGGCTTTCTGGCCCGAGCGCGTGCCCTTCGGTCTGCTGCATGTGGACACCGGGCACAACTTCCCGGAGGTGCTGGAGTTCCGCGACCGCGCCGTCGCCGAGGCCGGTGTGCGGCTTGAGGTCGCTCGGGTCCAGGACTACATCGACGACGGACGGCTGCGCGAGCGCGCGGACGGGACGCGCAATCCGTTGCAGACCGTGCCGCTGCTGGACGCCATCAACGCGCACCGCTTCGACGCCGTCTTCGGCGGCGGACGGCGCGACGAGGAGAAGGCGCGGGCCAAGGAGCGGGTCTTCTCGCTGCGCGACGAGTTCGGGCAATGGGACCCGCGGCGTCAGCGTCCTGAGTTGTGGGCGCTGTACAACGGACGCCACCGGCCCGGCGAGCACGTGCGCGTCTTCCCGCTGAGCAACTTCACCGAGCTGGACGTCTGGCAGTACATCGAGCGCGAGGGGATCGAGCTGCCCTCGATCTACTTCGCGCACCAGCGCGAGGTCTTCCGGCGCGGCGGCATGTGGCTCACCGCGGGCGACTGGGGCGGGCCGAAGCCGGAGGAGACGCCGGAGAAGCGCAGCGTGCGCTACCGGACGGTCGGCGACATGTCCTGCACCGGCGCCGTGGACTCCACCGCCGGGACGGTGCAGGAGATCATCGCGGAGATCGCCGCCTCGACGCTGACCGAGCGCGGCGCCACCCGGGCCGACGACAAGCTGTCGGAGGCCGCCATGGAGGATCGCAAGCGCGAGGGGTATTTCTAG
- a CDS encoding alpha/beta hydrolase translates to METGFTPLYTMTIEEARKADAETEATAWTWHEHPDEIFDVTIPGPAGGQQLRVYRPHSETPLPVLMYFFGGGWVVGSLETSDAICRALAAMTPCTVVSAGYRLAPEHPFPAAVDDCYAAVKWVAEHADQLGADGSRMAVGGDSSGGNLAAAMTLMAKDDDEGPAIAAQVLVYPPFRAYADTKSMRENKDPMFFNAYSSEWFWDVYLADRAAGESPLASPLNAADHSELPAALVMTAEYCPLSDEGQDYVDVLFRAGVPVEHHHYKDLTHGFLALSSILETARDAMGLIADFLRRRLA, encoded by the coding sequence GTGGAGACTGGATTCACGCCGCTCTACACCATGACGATCGAAGAAGCCCGTAAAGCGGACGCCGAAACCGAGGCCACGGCGTGGACTTGGCACGAGCATCCCGACGAGATCTTCGACGTGACCATTCCGGGCCCGGCCGGCGGCCAGCAGCTGCGGGTCTATCGTCCGCACAGCGAGACCCCGCTGCCGGTGCTGATGTATTTCTTCGGCGGCGGCTGGGTCGTGGGCTCCTTGGAGACCTCGGACGCGATCTGCCGAGCGCTGGCGGCCATGACTCCCTGCACCGTTGTCTCCGCCGGATATCGGCTGGCGCCCGAGCACCCCTTCCCGGCAGCCGTCGACGACTGCTACGCGGCTGTGAAGTGGGTCGCGGAGCACGCCGACCAGCTCGGCGCCGACGGTTCGCGCATGGCGGTTGGCGGCGACAGCTCCGGGGGCAACCTGGCCGCGGCGATGACGTTGATGGCCAAGGACGACGACGAAGGACCGGCAATCGCCGCGCAGGTACTCGTCTATCCGCCGTTCCGTGCCTATGCCGACACGAAGTCCATGCGGGAGAACAAGGACCCGATGTTCTTCAACGCGTATTCGTCGGAATGGTTCTGGGACGTGTACCTCGCTGACCGTGCCGCCGGTGAGTCCCCGTTGGCCTCGCCGCTCAATGCCGCCGACCACAGCGAACTTCCGGCGGCGCTGGTGATGACCGCTGAATACTGCCCGCTCAGCGATGAGGGCCAGGACTACGTGGACGTGCTCTTCCGCGCCGGTGTGCCGGTGGAGCACCACCACTACAAAGACCTGACGCACGGGTTTCTGGCGTTGTCCTCGATCCTCGAAACCGCCAGGGACGCGATGGGCTTGATCGCTGACTTCCTGCGCCGGCGATTGGCGTGA
- the argC gene encoding N-acetyl-gamma-glutamyl-phosphate reductase, which translates to MVRVTVAGAAGYIGGELLRLLLGHPEIEVVGAVSSRFPGRRIDGVHPNLRSATDLSFCATEDVPESDAVFLALPHRVAMTQIEQWTQRSKLVIDLTGDFRLDDTAVYERYYDEEHQAPHLLDEFTPGLPELYRDQLRTADLISVPGCMATAGVLALYPLVAHDLIDPEQGAQFDARTGSSGSGATAGPANLHAERSGAMRVFAPTRHRHEAEISRHLGLSAAMTATGVEAVRGAQSLCHATLREGVDEQQVRRAFRRQYSAEPFVRVVAHQRGIHRYPDPKILLGSNFCDVGFAVDADTGRLTTIAALDNLVKGGAGNALQCLNIRLGLPETLGLSFPGLHPL; encoded by the coding sequence ATGGTGCGAGTGACGGTGGCCGGTGCGGCCGGCTATATCGGCGGGGAATTGCTGCGGCTGCTGCTGGGACATCCCGAGATCGAGGTGGTCGGCGCGGTGTCGTCCCGGTTCCCGGGCCGGCGGATCGACGGCGTGCATCCGAATCTGCGCTCTGCCACCGATCTGTCCTTCTGCGCGACCGAGGACGTCCCCGAAAGCGACGCGGTGTTCCTGGCGCTGCCGCACCGGGTCGCGATGACCCAGATCGAGCAGTGGACGCAGCGCTCGAAGCTCGTCATCGACCTGACCGGGGACTTCCGGCTCGACGACACCGCGGTCTACGAGCGCTACTACGACGAAGAGCATCAGGCTCCGCATTTGCTGGACGAGTTCACCCCCGGCCTTCCGGAGTTGTATCGCGACCAGCTGCGCACCGCGGACCTGATCAGCGTTCCCGGCTGCATGGCCACCGCCGGCGTGCTCGCGCTGTATCCCTTGGTGGCGCACGATCTGATCGATCCGGAGCAGGGCGCGCAGTTCGACGCCCGCACCGGGTCCAGCGGCTCGGGCGCGACCGCCGGACCGGCCAACCTGCACGCCGAACGCAGCGGCGCGATGCGCGTGTTCGCCCCCACCCGACACCGGCACGAGGCGGAGATCTCCCGGCATCTGGGCCTGTCCGCGGCGATGACGGCGACCGGAGTCGAGGCGGTGCGCGGCGCTCAGAGCCTGTGCCACGCCACGCTGCGCGAAGGTGTGGACGAGCAACAAGTCCGGCGCGCGTTCCGCCGGCAGTACTCCGCCGAACCCTTCGTCCGCGTCGTGGCGCACCAGCGCGGCATCCACCGCTACCCCGACCCGAAGATCCTGCTCGGCTCCAACTTCTGCGACGTCGGCTTCGCCGTGGACGCCGACACCGGCCGGCTGACCACGATCGCGGCCCTGGACAACCTCGTCAAAGGCGGCGCCGGCAACGCCCTGCAATGCCTCAACATCCGCCTGGGCCTGCCCGAGACCCTCGGCCTGTCTTTCCCCGGCCTGCACCCGCTGTAG
- a CDS encoding [LysW]-aminoadipate kinase produces the protein MTSKPLTVVKCGGNPAVDAAGICADIARLVREDRSVLLVHGGSGEIGRLAGRLGVPQRTLVAPDNVSTRYTDPDTLEVVILALAGAVKPRLIAELARHRVPAVGLTGMDCRMLRAQRKSAVRSVVDGRTVLVRNNLSGRITTVDTGLPRTLLHAGYVPVVSPPAIDEHDQAVNVDADRAAAALAAALGAEELLLLTGAPGVLADPDDPGSVQSSIQISPTGAPDPSARGGMALKLIAAREALAGGVGSVRIADGRIPEPVSRTLAGAGTTVHISRAESPNHSSREREIRR, from the coding sequence GTGACCAGCAAACCGCTCACCGTCGTCAAGTGCGGCGGCAATCCCGCCGTGGACGCCGCCGGCATCTGTGCCGACATCGCCCGCCTCGTCCGCGAGGACCGCTCCGTCCTGCTCGTCCACGGCGGCTCCGGCGAGATCGGGCGCCTGGCCGGCCGGCTCGGCGTCCCGCAGCGCACCCTCGTCGCCCCCGACAACGTGTCCACCCGGTACACCGACCCGGACACCCTCGAGGTGGTCATCCTGGCGTTGGCCGGCGCGGTCAAACCCCGACTCATCGCGGAACTGGCGCGCCACCGGGTGCCCGCCGTCGGCCTCACCGGCATGGACTGCCGCATGCTCCGCGCCCAGCGCAAGTCCGCCGTGCGCTCCGTCGTCGACGGCCGGACCGTGTTGGTCCGGAACAACCTCAGCGGCCGGATCACCACCGTGGACACCGGGCTTCCCAGAACCCTGCTTCACGCCGGCTACGTCCCGGTGGTCTCACCGCCCGCCATCGACGAGCACGACCAGGCGGTCAACGTCGACGCCGACCGCGCTGCCGCCGCACTGGCCGCAGCCCTCGGCGCGGAGGAGCTGCTGCTGCTCACCGGCGCGCCGGGCGTGCTCGCCGATCCCGACGACCCCGGCAGCGTGCAAAGCAGCATCCAGATATCCCCCACCGGCGCCCCTGATCCGTCCGCCCGAGGCGGCATGGCGCTCAAACTCATCGCCGCGCGCGAGGCGCTTGCCGGCGGCGTCGGATCCGTCCGCATCGCCGACGGGCGCATCCCCGAACCCGTCAGCCGCACACTCGCGGGGGCTGGCACCACAGTGCACATCTCCCGCGCGGAATCGCCGAACCACAGCTCACGTGAAAGGGAGATCCGCCGATGA
- a CDS encoding beta-ketoacyl-[acyl-carrier-protein] synthase family protein: protein MNLNQTTGVFVRAPRYVLGEITRKHDEIDGFAEFVDEARMVPDADLWGWGEVHQTALTTAELAVEAGSRTLAAAAVEPGEVDALVLCSTRFPAEIAQHGELIATVLRGLELGPVPVTGVTLNRCANLLVGLRVAAAMVAAGQHRTVLVITTDRVAEESERLTEFALFSDGAASCLVTQQADTAGDSYEWVADAGALDPAALGRVTEISADLAKVANAQLCAEAGITLDAIDGLLHNNIYLPIVTMKEVQAGFSLSQLDTANIARVGHCFAADPLINLADRRSAGTIRPDGLYLLASSVSGFRVCVLLRAGESLIS, encoded by the coding sequence ATGAATCTGAATCAGACCACTGGTGTCTTCGTGCGCGCGCCGCGATATGTGCTCGGCGAGATCACCAGGAAGCACGACGAGATCGACGGGTTCGCCGAGTTCGTCGACGAAGCCCGGATGGTGCCCGACGCCGACCTGTGGGGGTGGGGCGAGGTGCACCAGACGGCTTTGACGACCGCCGAACTCGCGGTGGAAGCCGGGAGTCGAACGCTGGCGGCAGCCGCCGTCGAGCCCGGCGAGGTCGACGCGCTGGTGCTGTGCTCCACGCGGTTCCCCGCCGAGATCGCTCAGCACGGCGAGCTGATCGCCACGGTGCTGCGAGGGCTGGAGCTGGGACCCGTCCCGGTCACCGGCGTCACGCTGAACCGCTGCGCGAACCTGCTCGTCGGACTGCGCGTCGCCGCCGCGATGGTCGCTGCGGGACAGCATCGGACCGTGCTGGTGATCACCACGGACCGGGTCGCCGAGGAATCGGAGCGGCTCACCGAGTTCGCGCTGTTCAGCGACGGCGCTGCCAGCTGCCTGGTTACTCAGCAGGCTGACACGGCCGGGGATTCGTACGAGTGGGTCGCCGACGCCGGCGCGCTGGATCCGGCTGCCCTGGGACGGGTCACCGAGATCAGCGCCGATCTGGCGAAGGTCGCCAACGCGCAGCTGTGCGCCGAAGCCGGCATCACCCTCGACGCGATCGACGGCTTGCTGCACAACAACATCTACCTCCCCATCGTGACGATGAAGGAGGTGCAGGCGGGCTTCTCGCTGTCCCAGTTGGACACCGCGAACATCGCCCGGGTCGGGCACTGCTTCGCTGCGGACCCGCTGATCAACCTGGCCGACCGGCGCTCGGCCGGGACCATCCGCCCCGACGGGCTGTATCTGCTGGCATCGAGCGTGTCCGGGTTCCGGGTGTGCGTCCTGCTGCGTGCCGGCGAATCACTTATCTCGTAA
- a CDS encoding MFS transporter has translation MSSTTSVEASVETPTDPAVSTDPAVSTEPAASASAEAAPTRNPLVSVVHDKVMRAPLFWSIVGRFPLYLITVAMVVFTTSRGLSYLSVGMLLAGYSLGTAVFAPFIARYVDRYGQPRVLLITGIVYPLALIGFVSAGSKALALQLVCTVVGGAAIPPISGCIRSLWAAPGNTERVGLSIEAVLGEVFVIGGPVLFSLVLFFGSAGTALIIGGVMTGAGAVGFAMTPASRARSVVTGKRDPLGALRSGGLVRLLIVLLIAGIATGAYNVAVPAFVQNHGAAHNVGLIFGVWGVGGILGGLWYGSHTLRRPTELVFAAGLLALTGGSTLVMLAWNTWSLGAALVILGLMEAPITAISYSLVSRTAREGYVTEAFTWAITVSIGGAALGAQLAGLLVNASGTRATFFAVVVVMLIVSAIAFTSRRTFAEPAEL, from the coding sequence ATGTCGTCCACCACGTCCGTCGAAGCGTCCGTAGAAACGCCGACTGATCCGGCTGTCTCCACCGACCCGGCTGTCTCCACCGAACCCGCCGCCTCCGCCTCCGCCGAGGCGGCGCCCACGAGGAACCCGCTCGTGTCCGTCGTGCACGACAAGGTCATGCGCGCGCCGCTGTTCTGGAGCATCGTCGGCCGGTTCCCGCTGTACCTGATCACCGTCGCGATGGTCGTCTTCACCACCTCGCGCGGGCTGAGCTATCTCTCGGTCGGCATGCTGCTGGCCGGCTACAGCCTGGGCACGGCGGTCTTCGCGCCGTTCATCGCCCGCTACGTCGACCGGTACGGACAGCCGCGCGTGCTGCTCATCACCGGCATCGTCTACCCGCTGGCGCTGATCGGCTTCGTGTCCGCCGGCTCGAAGGCACTGGCTCTGCAACTGGTGTGCACGGTCGTCGGCGGCGCCGCGATCCCGCCGATCAGCGGCTGCATCCGCTCCCTGTGGGCCGCGCCGGGGAACACCGAGCGCGTGGGCCTGTCGATCGAGGCGGTGCTGGGCGAGGTCTTCGTGATCGGTGGTCCGGTGCTGTTCAGCCTGGTGCTGTTCTTCGGCAGCGCCGGCACCGCGCTGATCATCGGCGGCGTGATGACCGGCGCCGGCGCCGTCGGCTTCGCGATGACCCCCGCCTCCCGCGCGCGCAGCGTCGTCACCGGCAAGCGCGACCCGCTCGGCGCCCTGCGCTCCGGCGGCCTGGTCCGGCTGCTGATCGTGCTCCTGATCGCGGGCATCGCCACCGGCGCCTACAACGTCGCGGTCCCCGCCTTCGTCCAGAACCACGGAGCGGCGCACAACGTCGGCCTGATCTTCGGCGTCTGGGGCGTCGGCGGCATCCTCGGCGGCCTCTGGTACGGCAGCCACACCCTCCGCCGCCCCACCGAACTCGTCTTCGCCGCCGGGCTCCTAGCCCTCACCGGCGGCTCCACCCTGGTGATGCTCGCCTGGAACACCTGGTCCCTCGGCGCCGCTCTGGTCATCCTCGGCCTGATGGAGGCCCCGATCACCGCCATCTCCTACAGCCTGGTCTCCCGCACCGCCCGCGAAGGCTACGTCACCGAAGCCTTCACCTGGGCCATCACCGTCAGCATCGGCGGCGCCGCGCTAGGCGCCCAACTCGCGGGCCTGTTGGTCAACGCCTCCGGAACCCGCGCGACCTTCTTCGCCGTGGTCGTAGTGATGCTGATCGTCTCCGCGATCGCCTTCACCTCCCGCCGCACCTTCGCCGAGCCCGCCGAGCTATGA
- a CDS encoding acyl carrier protein, with the protein MQKSLEARLTTLSRLRIMIRDVLRLPESEEIDHRTLRALGAVSVQVIALQFSILKATSVDVAMSELVGGASVAEIAELIDARRPGAGPE; encoded by the coding sequence GTGCAGAAGAGTCTCGAAGCGCGCCTGACCACGTTGTCACGTCTGCGGATCATGATCCGGGACGTCCTGCGGCTGCCGGAGTCCGAGGAGATCGACCACCGGACCCTGCGTGCGCTCGGCGCCGTCTCGGTGCAGGTCATAGCCCTGCAGTTCAGCATCCTCAAGGCGACGTCCGTCGATGTGGCGATGAGCGAGCTGGTCGGCGGCGCGAGCGTCGCCGAGATCGCCGAGCTGATCGACGCGCGCAGGCCGGGCGCGGGCCCGGAGTAA
- a CDS encoding sulfate adenylyltransferase subunit 1, with protein MQPLTPSLTKSLTQSRTQSLTQSLTQPGSLLRLATAGSVDDGKSTLVGRLLHDAKQVFTDQLDAVERVSRERGLEGADLALLTDGLRAEREQGITIDVAYRYFATSRRRFILADTPGHVQYTRNMVTGASTAQLAVVLVDARHGVVEQTRRHAAVAALLGVPHVVLAVNKMDLVGYAEDVFAPIADEFVSYSRALGIPEVTAILLSALLGDNVVEPSQHIDWHPGPTLLEHLETVDIDGEPASSAARMPVQYVLRPQSPDFRDYRGYAGQVTAGVFAPGDEVLVLPSGRRTSIAAIDRLGEQDLEAAGAGQSVTLRLTDDVDVARGDIIAATERAPRVTREVSATVCHLADQPLRTGDRVLLRHGTATVKALVDSIDSVLDLRTLRREPGPQTLQANDIGRVRLRTASPLPLDDYAEHRRTGSFLLIDESDGTTLTAGMVGEPLAGAVH; from the coding sequence ATGCAGCCGCTCACGCCATCACTGACGAAATCACTGACGCAGTCGCGTACTCAATCGCTCACGCAATCACTCACGCAGCCGGGATCGCTGCTGCGACTGGCCACCGCCGGCTCGGTCGACGACGGCAAGTCCACGCTCGTGGGCCGGCTGCTGCACGACGCCAAGCAGGTCTTCACCGACCAGCTCGACGCCGTGGAGCGAGTCTCGCGCGAGCGCGGGCTGGAGGGCGCGGACCTCGCGCTGCTGACCGACGGGCTGCGCGCCGAACGCGAGCAGGGCATCACCATCGACGTGGCGTACCGGTATTTCGCGACGTCGCGGCGGCGCTTCATCCTCGCCGACACGCCGGGGCACGTGCAGTACACCCGCAACATGGTCACCGGCGCCTCGACGGCGCAGCTGGCCGTGGTGCTCGTGGACGCGCGGCACGGCGTGGTCGAGCAGACCCGGCGGCACGCCGCGGTCGCCGCGCTGCTGGGCGTCCCGCACGTGGTGCTCGCCGTCAACAAGATGGATCTGGTCGGATACGCCGAGGACGTCTTCGCGCCGATCGCCGACGAGTTCGTCTCCTACAGCCGCGCCCTCGGCATCCCCGAGGTGACCGCGATCCTGCTCAGCGCCCTGCTCGGAGACAACGTGGTCGAGCCCTCGCAGCACATCGACTGGCATCCGGGCCCGACGCTGCTGGAGCACCTGGAGACCGTGGACATCGACGGCGAACCGGCGAGCTCGGCGGCGCGAATGCCGGTGCAGTACGTCCTACGACCGCAGAGCCCTGACTTCCGCGACTACCGCGGCTACGCGGGCCAGGTCACGGCCGGAGTATTCGCTCCCGGCGACGAGGTCCTGGTCCTCCCCTCGGGCCGCCGCACGTCGATCGCCGCCATCGACCGCCTCGGCGAGCAGGACCTCGAGGCAGCCGGCGCGGGCCAGTCGGTGACCCTCCGCCTCACCGACGACGTGGACGTCGCACGCGGCGACATCATCGCCGCGACCGAGCGCGCGCCACGCGTGACCCGCGAGGTATCGGCGACCGTCTGCCACCTCGCCGACCAACCGCTGCGCACCGGCGACCGCGTACTGCTGCGCCACGGCACCGCCACGGTGAAGGCACTGGTCGACTCGATCGATTCGGTGCTGGATCTCCGGACTCTGCGACGCGAGCCAGGACCGCAGACCTTGCAGGCCAACGACATCGGCCGCGTACGCCTGCGCACCGCCTCGCCGCTGCCGCTCGACGACTACGCCGAGCACCGCCGGACAGGCTCGTTCCTGCTGATCGACGAGTCCGACGGGACGACCCTGACCGCGGGCATGGTCGGCGAGCCGTTGGCCGGCGCAGTGCACTGA